The Glycine soja cultivar W05 chromosome 9, ASM419377v2, whole genome shotgun sequence sequence ATTTTGCAACCGCCTCACCCATTATCTATACCAATATATAAAGGAGATATAATTTTGTCTAACATTATACATATTAAATTGATCCACTAACCAAAATCAACTAACTGCCCACTAACCACTCTctactattttatttatatctcttCTCTCATTTTGATTTACCCAACTATTTGTATGATACAATTATCTATTTACACAGAGACaagaaattgaaaatgcaaattAAAGAAGGGTTGTCATATAGGGGGGAACAGGTACTACAAAGTTAACTTTCTCTACCATTGCAAATGGTGTAAGTAGGGTAAAAAGTCTTAAGGAATTAAACATTTAtccccattttttttatttcaactcattcttttttatatcttatttcttttgtttgttactaattattgttttaattaatttaatagacTTTTCATGGGATATGTAGTTGGAGACTGTCATTGTCAATGAGGAGACAATTTATGGAAAAGGGAGagagataatattttttcaaagtcAAGATTATTGTGGTTTTCCTATGacaattaactatttttatttttagttgtgCTATCcagtttgtttttaaatttttccatCAGGAGTATGTCATTCATTGaacaaaattcataaattataattagaaaCTATTGTATCATATTAATGAAGTACCTAAAACATACTAGAAGGGGGTTAGAgaatataatgaataaaaacttaatctttcgaaaacttttaaaagtttttctcaaacaaATAATTACTGATGAGTTTGTCCAAGGGGTTCGAAATCAATTTGTGCTTAGAAAATTAGTTCACAAAACTTGGGTACAATAGTGTAGGAGTAACTCATAGAAAATAACTAGTTACATAGAAGCagtaaagaaaaaacaaaggttttatactggttcacctCAACTATTGAGTTGCATTTAGTTCTCCTTCTAACCTTGAAGGGTTTCACTAATCAATTCTTCGATTACAACCAAGTATTCTTTATGTCACTTCTGACTATAACGAGTACTCCTTAGGCCACTCCTGACACTACACTTAATCTCTCCATGAGATTTAAGACCTAAGTATTCTTTGTCACTAAGCCACTCTTAGTTTTCACAAGCAATatatgtttgatagaaaatgtaTTCTTAATCACACAAAGAGTGTTTACATAGTAAGCTCGAATACAAAGAAACTCGCTAACTTAACAAAGCTAAGATTCACTCAATTTTCTCAAGTTTCCTTCGTCCAGTAAAACTAATAGCGTTAAAACACTTGTTCATTTTGTCTCGGATTATTTTCTTATGATTCGACAGACTATAACACAGACATCTTCAAGCTTTATATAGACTTCAGAGCTTTGATCCGTTGAGAGATCCCAGTTAGTCATTGTCTAATAGCTTTGATGCTTGACACGAGGCTGCTACTATGCAGAGAGAGAGTGTGGGGGCCACAAACACTTTATGCAACATATTTTCAGAGAAGTACAATCTTCCAGTGTCCTCTAGTACTCAGAGTTGACTTTAAGCGTACAAATCGAAAGAAATGTTAACAACAtaagataaaagaaattaaaaatgtcaAGACAAAACAATTTAAACCTTCCCATTTGTGCACTATAGCACGAGTTTCTTATTAAACCTATGGAAGTTActttatgatgattatttttagTACTCGAGGATCGAATAACTGTTCCATTGCGTTTGTACTGTGAGTCAAGTGCTAAAACACTTGTCTTCTCAAGACTGGACGCTGAAGAAGTATTGTCCAATGAATGATACTTTGGCTATCATCCAGAGATTTTTTGTTCATGCTTTTCTGCTAGTATCTTAAAGATAGATGAAAATGTAGCTTAAACATGAaatattaatacataaaatatatactttaacaattaatttttgacGCAATAATACAATATAAATATGGACACACAGGCACGACAATGCCTGTGTTTTTGCTAtttagtgtgtgtgtgtctctttatatatatatatagagagagagagaacatatcttttgagaaaaaacatcttatataaaattgaaagaatTAAATCTGAAccgtataattataaataaattattgagatttatatatatgcgtgaaaatcatcatcaaaatatatatgaaaataggTAATTATTAAGagtgtaaaataatttcataattattcaatcacaattcattatatatcataaatttattaatttttataatactttaaaggaaatatcaataatgattacatttttatataaaactattttacttTTGAAAATGTATGATGATCGTTAAATTCTATATTATTCATTTCATGGTTGATTTGGACTTTCAAGTTCAAGTAAAGTAACAAAACGGGCCCAGGTCCTTGGCACTCTTTTTACAAAAGTGGTATGGTATGAGAAGAAACCACGTGTTAGGTAAAAGTCAAGTACTCGTGTGTGAAAACTGAAAACTtgtgaaaacaaatattattataatttttctttagaaaaaagaaatggaaaagttTTAATCCTAAGAAAtggatccatttttttttaccttacaAACTTCCAAAGAAGACCGTCACCTCCCTCTATCACACTCTCTAGAGGAGCGGGGCAGGTTATGCTGTGAGTAGAAAAGTAGAATCGAAAGgtactattaaaaataattcatgcaGACACGGTACTAATCGTTGACAAAATATGCATTGTAATCTAAAGATTGTGTTTCTTACTTTGGGGATTTGACTCACTACTCGATTTGGATTCATATTTGTACCACTAAGGACAAGAAAGTTTTTCTAATCAagtgttttgtatttttttttgttaaaaattgatataaCTGAGATACACCTCTAATATTACGGGATAAGGTATAAATCACATGTTGAAACTTTTAATAGAACTATAGAAGTCTATGCAAAGAATTATTGCACAAACTTAAATCAAAAATAATTTCTCCAACTGTAGTTAACAAATAAGTAGCCCCTGAACATTAAAAGATCTCCTTAAACAAATTGTCCTGCAAACAAAATTTAGTATGTTGAAAAGAAATCCAACCTATATATGGCTATATCCGTATTTTTCTATGTCAAGTTTTAAGGCAGTAATATTTCTAGAATTTATTGAATTTGGGACCCTTAAAGTCAAATGAGGTTTTAGCAAAGCTGATCGATCAATGTGATCAGTGGTTAAGAAAGTTCTTTTATGTGTATGATTTAATTACACTTGAgtgtatttaattaaataaatattttaaaaattaatatctatctcatacttttatatatatattttttcaattcatttatatatatatatatatatatatatatatatattttattactttaaagCAAAGggatcataaataaatatagtaaaTACTGGGTAAACAAGAACgcgttgtttgtgttttggcgTTAGGCTGTTTGACGGAATTGTGCTCTTCATCGCTTTACTCTAACTTAAGTTCCACTCGGTAACAAGTTGCTCCACTATATGGGGGTGTTCACATTTTGGGCAATGAGAACATTTTTAACGACGAATAATAATAACACGTCgtttgatataaaaataaataaattttatgttgtCATAATGATCTGTCTTATCTTTCACCTAGAACCACAAGTTGCTCTAAGGTCAAGTTGAATCTCAACCAACTCTCAAAGAATTCTCAACAGATGTCAATATTAAAAGTACGACCATAGCTAGTTTTTCATGGGAAAatgatactaatttttttttctaagcgTATGATTATAAAGGAGTATCTTAGTCGGTCAACGTGATATTTTAAACTTATCTAAAGAATTTATTGGCATGAACTATCCTTTCTCAACAATTGATTTCTTCATACTGATCAAAATTTAAACTTCTGACTACATATTTAAAGAATTGAAACTCCAATCACTTGAAACTAACCGTTATTGGTAAATGATACTGATTAAGATATTAGAATATGTGTATGTGAATAcaatatttatgataaaaaatatttttatttaacagttttaatttttaaatccttTAACAGATGTTTTTAAAACACTCCTTAACACTTGATAAAGAATATAACATCAGTTCGTGCAAGGGTGTCatgggcaaaaaaaaaataaaaataaaaaagaaggaaatatgtacattagtttttggaaaactccattttcttatgaaaaataGCAAAACTGATCCATACACTAATaacattcagcaaaaaaaaattctatgcactaataataaaatggtaattaattacaaattattatatatctattataaatttattaaattttataacaattatctttaaaatgtaacaagatttctaattgattattatataatattttccttaaaaaattacataataatacTTCACACTCATAatgcatagaaattaaattatgtattttaaattaaattaattgtatgAAATTATTCAATTCAATCAATTGGACTAAACAAGAGTGAGCCTCGATCAGATGTCTTTCTAGATCAGAACTTAATCCGATTTATATATATTGGAAAAagatttctatatatatatatacaaacatTTAAGTGTATATGCTTCCTTGCATcaaaataatagtatataaCTAATTGGTTTCTCAGCCTCCACACGATCTTCTCATCCTTCCTCCCTCCATATTCACGTTTATTTGAATACTCTGTTTTTATAATGTGATGATTGTCACACCATGTGACatactatatatatactaaaaaaataataagaacacATTGTATGATACATTTTTTAGTAGAATTTCCTTTgttggttaaaattaatttaaaatgattaaattttatgtgtctcactatatttaattgattgaaaaataaatttaattttgtagtaatttttaataaattttaaccaataaaagagaatatatttaaaaaaatatggtagAGAGTTCGATCTTAACACTCTTTTACTTCAAAATAATTACAATGTAATATACTTCTTACGTCCAAAAATAAGTACCCtcctaaaagttaaaatataaataaatgaaaaataataataattttataactagCCTTATTAAATAGATACAAGTGAGCagtattaattttatgttgaaattaaaactaaagtaaaatttattggggtattaataaaaaaaatttaatattatattaaaaataaacataacacttattttgaattttttataaataaacacttattttaGGATGAAGGTTGTAGTTAAATATGAGTCACTTAAATAttaaatggtgacaaaaataatggaaactaaatgaaaatatatttataagaacAATATATAAGTCAAATTtgatactaatatatatatatatatatataagataatacTTTCTTACTTTTTCACTTTCCATATCTAACTAATTAAGAGACATGGGTTTCTTTATTTAGTACTAAAAGATATGACTTTCCTGATCGAGTTTCATATTTAGGATAATTCTCCATTTCATAACACTATTGTATAGGAGGGCATAGTAGTATGATGTCcaaatttactttaaaatactattttcctcaaatatttacttatttgaGTGTAAGTGTGTGTTGCCATTATTCAAGCTCGAGTAACATCAACAAGACAAGTTTTGGTTCATTTAGTTGTCCACCCAAATTTTACGTAAGAACACCAACAAAACCTGTTTAATTcacttacttttttcttttgaattttactTCTACCAatttttgatattatattttttgtaaacacacatatttttttcataataagattttttttcataactaaggattaacaaaaaaatttaaactctgCATTGATTAAAAGACACaaactattataatttatgtCAATTGTTGTTGATTAATAAGTTATATTAAAggaataaatatatttcaaaatcaaatttaaccatGGATATATTAATGACTCAATTTGATGTAATGatttacaataataaaataaaaaatgcttatACTTTTTTCCCCTTCGCATttctatatttaaatatatgtaagTAATGATATTTTGGGATTTCTAACTTATCTGAAGTAAAAATAAGTTAAGcaattcaattatatttgattgatatgcaattttttttacatatattttaaaatgattggttgtagatatatattaattatttcaatcaAATGTGAGAGAATTATTTAACCCTATTTGTAGTTGTTACATTATATTACAACCCAGTCATTTTAAGACAAACAATtgtgacaaaaataaaagaatcccCTTATAAATAGATATATGGAACGAAATGGGGTTAATTACAAGCACACAGATTTTGAAGATTCATGGTAATAATTGGCTTCAAAACCCTTTATTTCccttagtaataaaaaaataatgaaattcgaTCCTATATATATAGTAGCTAGATAAGGACATGATATCAATCTAAAACCATccctttaattttgttttggtaCATAATGTAATATCTTCATATTTTTAACTTCTCTATGGTAAGAAAATATCTAGAATAACAAagtaatgcatttttttaaattaaatacttcATTATAGCTAACtcactttaaattaaaaaaatatatctttaatttatattttatacacactttattattatagaaaaatcaaaatcaacgaCCTCCCGAATAACGTTATATTAACTTATTAAGAAGGGTTTTTAAAAACGTAGTCATTTTAAAATGGTCGATGTGATGTACTTCAGCCATGTGCActccttttaagttttaaaaccCTAGTTGGTGTTCCAAGTTGGGTACGACTGGATATATATGGATGCGTAAGATTAGAGAATGCTTACTGAACTGGAATAGCTAGCTTACCAGAACTACATGTCtggttttttaatttagaaatgacATTTGTACATAAAAAATTTCACATCATTCTTAATACTCAACTtctctttaatttgttttatttttatatctttttttttcttcttcttatttttctttttatttttcatcacatcatttattacatttattaattaatttcttttttctttttcttttatttttttctctctatttttgttttccctTCACTCATACACCCTAAAATTAGGACATATACATTTAACTTTTTTCCTATTTCTTTTTCCCTCGAACAAGTAGCAGAGCGTAAAAATTTTGTATGGTTTTATAAGTGCAAATATTTTTCTCCCTATATATGAATAATTCTTGGAAGATAATGGTACATAGAAAACCATGCATTTGGACCTGAAATATCATTGTTAATTCTAGCAAGAAAAGCAATACATAATGTTTGTCGTTCCTTGGTTCTTTTGCTTGCTAAGTAATCCAAAAACTCATCCTTTGTttgcttttatgatttttaaatggaaAAAATGTGTAATGGAGAGAAGTTCATTGAAGATTAGAGACTTCTCCAGTGTAGTATTAAAAATTGTTGTGAATCtcactatttcttttcttttcattagaGCAGATATTTTGAGTAGAAATAAACTCAAATCTTTTGAATATTCAATTTATCCTTTATACAGtatactatttttaataataaattaaattatgttttatccaaaaataaattcaacaatatattactttatataaggataaaaaatgttGTGAACGTTAtcctttaattaattagaaaaaagtcTGGTATATGTGTCTGTCGAGGAATGTATAGCCTGAACGATCTGGCTCAGATCCTTAATAGAACACAGAGAATTGAACAAACCAAATTTCACTCTCATGAGACTATTAGGATAGGTTTGATTtagaggagaaaaataaaataaaaaaaatagaagaatttttttaaaattaaaataaaatataaaaaatgtgaatcctaccaaatataatacaaaatttcTTTAGTATATTATTCCCTTTCTTTCAAACAAATACAGCCTAATATTCTTCTATTCCTCATAAAAGTGAATCAAATTAATGTGCCCATATTAGTTAATGATATGTATATTCAGCTTGAAAGTCTTTGATTTTTCTGGTCTCTCGGAAGTGAAACAAATACATATCTAATTAAGCATGGGAGAAATCAAAATTTGGAGAAGGAAATGGAAATGAAACTGATAAGTCAGCCATTCTATATGTCATAAGAAAGCCAAATTAACATTtcataatcaaacaaaaaaagctATATTCATATGAATCATCACCAAATTGAAGAAAGACATATCTCTCTAGctatatatatgatatgatcTAAGTAACGTATATAAATATCTATCCTATAGAAGCTGAGATTCTTCTAACCCTTGCATCATGTGATTCCCATCCAAAGGAAGCAAAGGAAACCCACCAATCTCAGAAATGAACCCTTCCAAATCAGAGAACCCACCCAAGTATCCTCCAGAAGAATTACTTTGATCATCACTGCAACAAACCCCATTAACCTCTTCTTTGACTTTGTCTCTTATTGTCACATCCAATCCCCAACAATACCCaccattgttattattattgttattattattaattttcactGTGTTGTTGTGATGATCCTCTGACATGCCACTCTCACTCGAATAAGATTCTAATTCCTCTCTTTTTGCCACAACCCTTGTTCTTGCAATTGCCTTGTTCTTCTTGTTGTTGCAAAAGTACTTCAAATTTTCTCCACTTGGTTTCCCAGTTAGCTTCTGCACAAGCTCCCTGAAGTTCTCCACATCCGTTTTTATGATCTCGGGTGCAAATATGTGGATTATGCGAATCTTTGGTTTGGTTTTGGATATCATGTGGGAACCTTTGTGCATGGCTAGGGAAGAAGAAGGTGTGTGTGAATTATTGGCCATGCATGTGTGAGTAGTGTTGTGTTTCCTCATGAGCCTCATGTTTTCCATGCCAAATTAGAACAAGCTAGAGGCACGTAGAAGAGAAAATTGGAAGTGGGGTTTTGGTTTGGTTAATTTGTGTGATtgttaaagagaaagaagaaagggaatcacatatttataggtgCATAGCATAAGGCATGGATATgcaaaaggagaagaagaacaaataaaaaaaagagaaattttgGAAAGggaacaaaacaaataatatggAGCTGTGTCCGTTGGGAGCAAGGATTAGATGAATATCCTTGTCTGACAAATGCAAAGAGAGAGACTCAATAAAGTAATCGGAACTCAATGCGTGGTCCCCAGATTTTTCCCACTTTTGATTTCTATAATTACaaaggagagagagaaatgtTGTTAATGACTATGTATgtgtgtattttatttattgtgcaTCTTACCTTGAGGGAGGGAGAATGCATGTGAACACATTTTCTTATTCAATTACCTTCCCTGAAATAGCATAGCATTCCACGTAGGTGCAAACTGTTagtctttaattaaaaaaataaataaattgcttATGATCTCAGtcatataatttgatttttatttttatttttttaaggattatCAACTCTCAAAGAAGATACTACTTTAATTCCAAGGTGGCAAATAGTGGGtcaagaataaataataatatgaatagTCAAATTGATTTCTTCCCCAAAACTTTGTCTGGCAACTGTTTTGAGGAGGGAAACGTTATTACACGTTTTGAGGCAAAAGTTTTGGAGgagatattaatttattattgaaatgaaaatgatataCAAACGGTCTAATTAATACAAACGATGTGTAAATATCATCACTACTATTATGTGTGGTATATATAATCTTAGAGTATCTATaatgcataattatttaaatgagtaatttattataattttgtatgatGTTACAATTTCATATACATTTAAATACTTtacatgaaatttattttaatgttaagaTTATTAAAGcgaatgattaatttaattttttgaattctatgatacttaaaaaatattttatttgatataaatTTGTTAAGTAATAAGAAATGCCATGTCAATTTTCATTTGCTTTGGTtggaaaaaattgttaaataacattacttaaaattaaacaactcaTGTAATTACTGAATGCTCTTGATTAGCAACAAATAAAGAACTATCTAGAACTAGCTAATGAAAATCATTCATTAAtattaaaggtttttttttataaaaaaaactaacacatTAGATGTGTTAATTaagtattttacatatataatattcagatattaataattttagacaAAATGACTGCATCATAAGTTATTCtgaatttactttttataacatATAGTGTGATTCATATTAACTCCGTTTAAGTTATTATTACCGTAGTGtgactaattaattttatctagcAATATTCTTCCTTAGCTAGGTAGCTATTATATTATATAGAGTACATAgccattattttttgttctttcatcTTCATGTTCTTGCAGAATTATCTGTTCATGACCTCAATATACTACACTTGCCAATTCAAGTCCCTAGCTTCCACtataaaattactaaaatgtTATAAGTCAATATAGCATGTTTTAAAGGGCACTGTAAAAGGTTTATGCAATAAGAGGATGAGAAAATAATGTGTTGCTCTTGCATATACAGATACTCAACAGCAACCCCAATAAAgtcaaatattcttttaaattatagCTTATTTACACAGAAGCCCAAAATTTCTTTACTAGCGTATGCTATGCATGTGTgatatatattctatatatgTTACAAATTATATACTCTTTTACACTTAACAAAAATGCCATATACTAATGGACATCTTTAGTGACAAACAAAATTATACAACCCGTTTAAGAAATTATTCAAATCGTTTctttaagattatatatatatatatatatatatatatatatggtacaGCTAGATTTGGCTAGTATACATGAAATTTCGTTTGAAAGAATGGGGTTAGGTATATTGTTACACGAAATCTGTGTGGTTGGAATATTGAACCCCACATGTCAATACTTGCACAAATTAACAACAGCTCAGATGTACGTAATACGCGTTGCAGAGGGGCAAACTGTGCAGCTTTTTACTACTTTCTTCTCTTTTGGATCTCTTCCTCGCAAATACTATCTCACTCTGCTCTAATTTCATTGGGCATGTCCCTTTTCGCTTttactctttcattttttttaaagatgatattagtataaaataaaaaacgatgattaattttttaaaaaactttaaacaCACATAAGATTTAAGATTATGAATATTCTTTTTTCAAAACGGTCTA is a genomic window containing:
- the LOC114367333 gene encoding VQ motif-containing protein 25-like translates to MENMRLMRKHNTTHTCMANNSHTPSSSLAMHKGSHMISKTKPKIRIIHIFAPEIIKTDVENFRELVQKLTGKPSGENLKYFCNNKKNKAIARTRVVAKREELESYSSESGMSEDHHNNTVKINNNNNNNNNGGYCWGLDVTIRDKVKEEVNGVCCSDDQSNSSGGYLGGFSDLEGFISEIGGFPLLPLDGNHMMQGLEESQLL